A genomic segment from Polyangium mundeleinium encodes:
- a CDS encoding MMPL family transporter, with protein MSAPESAARAAPEKKGPRRAVTLALVGMTLLALLAVTFRLRLDPNVASLLPDQGEAAALRRYVRGFGGGDLAVVLVEGPDPETNTRVAADIATELGKRPSVARAADRIDTSRALDPMLAFRHADPRAMERLRGALTPEGMRARLAESRAMLLAPGSGAAAEMLAADPLRLGQLIYEGADIGAGVRTQPDGAFATDDGKAHLVLVEPRGQALRGEDARRFVSDTEAVLAPHRLAHPEMRLGLTGGHAIAAATESMLTRDLSISSTLAMVLASLVFALIFRRVRALVAVMPPLLLGTVWTAAVAAALPRGLSGIAVAFMSVVVGVGVDTGVHVYAALLEARRAGLAPREAARAARAKTARGVLFAAGTAAAAFGALAFSSIEAMQQLGLLCAAGELLTAVAIVLVTPEVGALLERKPPPPPAPVRWTDAFAWLSGTRRRAALLALVALLPVVAVFLGAAPGLSESIVAVRPKELEPLKVQQAVFDAFGGKRGQWVVLVADRDLEPARVRGDRLAETLSGMKDDVEAVDALTALAPAKETQEARLAARDAQDLPAKANELEKALVETGFAPARFSGALDAMRAPARDLVQIEDLRKGTASILLSRYLGMDEGEHLVALYVRPREVPGATARVEEALRRTDPRAMLTGYARLEVVLRQSLAQDLPKIAGVAAVLVVAALAMSLRRARDVVIAAVVVLCEIAAVLLLVRILGIPLHAYDALVLPVLLGITVDEGMFLLYRARQVDGGIGGPGQPGGQAGAPDVEHDVIRETLRDEGPPVAATALTTATGFAALALCRFDGLRDLGLVGALGSVAGLVVALVVVPAGLRLWKA; from the coding sequence ATGTCTGCTCCCGAGTCGGCGGCCCGCGCGGCACCCGAGAAGAAAGGGCCGAGGCGCGCCGTCACGCTCGCCCTCGTCGGGATGACGTTGCTCGCGCTCCTCGCGGTCACGTTCCGGCTCCGGCTCGACCCGAACGTAGCGTCGCTCCTGCCGGATCAGGGCGAGGCCGCGGCGCTGCGGCGGTACGTGCGAGGCTTCGGCGGCGGCGACCTCGCCGTGGTGCTCGTCGAAGGGCCGGATCCAGAGACGAACACGCGCGTCGCGGCCGACATCGCGACCGAGCTCGGAAAACGCCCGAGCGTGGCCCGCGCCGCCGATCGCATCGACACCTCACGCGCCCTCGATCCGATGCTCGCATTCCGCCACGCGGATCCTCGGGCGATGGAGCGTCTCCGTGGCGCGCTCACGCCCGAAGGCATGCGCGCGCGGCTCGCGGAGAGCCGAGCCATGCTCCTCGCGCCGGGCAGCGGCGCCGCGGCCGAGATGCTCGCGGCCGACCCGCTCCGGCTCGGGCAGCTCATCTACGAGGGCGCGGACATCGGCGCCGGCGTGCGCACGCAGCCGGACGGGGCGTTCGCCACCGACGACGGCAAGGCCCACCTCGTGCTCGTCGAGCCGCGTGGACAGGCTTTGCGTGGCGAGGACGCGCGGCGCTTCGTCTCGGACACCGAGGCCGTCCTCGCGCCGCATCGCTTGGCGCACCCCGAGATGCGGCTTGGCCTCACGGGGGGGCATGCCATTGCGGCGGCGACCGAGTCCATGCTGACGCGGGACCTCTCGATCTCCAGCACCCTCGCCATGGTGCTCGCGTCGCTCGTCTTCGCGTTGATCTTCCGGCGCGTGCGTGCGCTCGTCGCCGTGATGCCGCCGCTCCTGCTCGGGACGGTGTGGACCGCGGCGGTGGCCGCGGCGCTCCCGCGTGGTTTGTCGGGGATCGCGGTCGCGTTCATGTCTGTCGTCGTGGGCGTGGGCGTCGACACGGGCGTTCACGTTTACGCGGCGCTGCTCGAGGCGCGGCGGGCGGGGCTCGCACCCCGCGAGGCCGCGCGCGCTGCGCGGGCGAAGACGGCGCGCGGCGTGCTCTTCGCGGCGGGGACGGCGGCCGCGGCGTTTGGCGCGCTCGCGTTTTCGAGCATCGAGGCCATGCAGCAGCTCGGCCTCCTTTGCGCCGCGGGCGAGCTCCTCACGGCAGTGGCGATCGTCCTCGTCACGCCGGAGGTCGGCGCGCTGCTCGAACGAAAGCCCCCGCCACCGCCTGCGCCCGTGCGCTGGACCGACGCGTTCGCCTGGCTCTCGGGCACGCGCAGGCGCGCGGCGCTCCTCGCCCTCGTCGCGCTCCTGCCCGTGGTCGCGGTGTTTCTCGGCGCGGCCCCGGGTTTGTCGGAGTCGATCGTGGCCGTGCGGCCGAAGGAGCTCGAACCGCTGAAGGTGCAGCAGGCGGTGTTCGACGCGTTCGGCGGCAAACGCGGGCAATGGGTCGTGCTCGTCGCCGATCGGGACCTCGAGCCTGCGCGGGTGCGAGGGGATCGGCTCGCGGAGACGCTCTCCGGCATGAAGGACGACGTCGAGGCGGTCGACGCGCTCACGGCGCTCGCGCCGGCGAAGGAGACGCAGGAAGCGCGTTTGGCGGCGCGGGACGCGCAAGACCTCCCGGCGAAGGCGAACGAGCTCGAAAAGGCGCTCGTCGAGACGGGGTTTGCCCCGGCACGTTTCTCCGGCGCGCTCGACGCGATGCGCGCGCCCGCGCGTGACCTCGTGCAGATCGAGGATCTCCGCAAAGGCACGGCGTCGATCCTCCTGTCGCGTTACCTCGGCATGGACGAGGGTGAGCATCTCGTGGCGCTCTACGTGCGACCTCGCGAGGTGCCCGGCGCGACGGCGCGGGTCGAGGAGGCGCTCCGGCGGACCGATCCGCGGGCGATGCTGACGGGGTATGCGCGGCTCGAAGTCGTGCTCCGGCAGAGCCTCGCGCAAGACCTGCCGAAGATCGCGGGCGTCGCCGCGGTGCTCGTGGTGGCCGCGCTCGCGATGTCGCTCCGGCGGGCGCGGGACGTGGTGATCGCGGCGGTCGTCGTCCTCTGCGAGATCGCGGCCGTGCTCTTGCTCGTGCGGATCCTCGGCATCCCGCTGCATGCCTACGACGCGCTCGTCTTGCCCGTGCTGCTCGGCATCACCGTCGACGAGGGCATGTTTCTGCTTTATCGAGCCCGCCAAGTCGACGGGGGGATCGGGGGCCCAGGCCAGCCAGGAGGGCAGGCCGGCGCCCCCGACGTGGAGCACGATGTGATTCGCGAGACCTTGCGTGACGAGGGCCCTCCCGTCGCGGCCACGGCGCTCACGACGGCCACGGGCTTCGCGGCGCTCGCGTTATGCCGCTTCGACGGCCTTCGGGATCTCGGCCTCGTGGGCGCGCTCGGCAGCGTGGCGGGGCTCGTGGTCGCGCTCGTCGTCGTGCCCGCGGGGCTTCGGCTCTGGAAGGCGTGA
- a CDS encoding DNA-3-methyladenine glycosylase family protein, whose amino-acid sequence MTATAPHPHAEALRFLSAADPRLADLIQTVGPCRLGAAAQTSGPFHTPGYFEAIVESIVSQQLSVKASDTIFARVLAIGGGKLLPPAELLRVEEQALRTCGLSGSKVKFIRDLCEKLLDGTLVLDELPALDDEVVIERLRRVKGIGRWTAEMFLIFRLGRPDVLPVADLGIQKGMKKLHGLRKDPTPERMVKLARPWRPYRSIACWYLWRLHETKK is encoded by the coding sequence ATGACCGCGACCGCCCCCCATCCCCACGCCGAGGCCCTCCGTTTCCTCTCGGCCGCCGATCCCCGCCTCGCCGACCTCATCCAGACCGTCGGCCCTTGCCGCCTCGGCGCTGCCGCCCAGACGAGCGGGCCGTTTCATACGCCCGGGTATTTCGAGGCCATCGTCGAGTCGATCGTCAGCCAGCAGCTCTCCGTGAAGGCCTCCGATACCATCTTCGCGCGTGTCCTCGCGATCGGGGGAGGAAAGCTGCTCCCGCCCGCCGAGCTCCTCCGCGTGGAGGAACAAGCGCTCCGGACCTGCGGTTTGTCGGGGTCCAAGGTCAAGTTCATCCGGGACCTTTGCGAAAAACTCCTCGACGGCACGCTCGTGCTCGACGAGCTGCCCGCGCTCGACGACGAGGTCGTGATCGAGCGGCTCCGGCGCGTCAAAGGCATCGGGCGCTGGACCGCGGAGATGTTCTTGATCTTCCGCCTCGGCCGGCCCGACGTGCTCCCCGTCGCGGATCTCGGCATTCAGAAGGGCATGAAGAAGCTCCACGGCCTCCGGAAGGATCCGACGCCCGAGCGAATGGTCAAGCTCGCGCGTCCCTGGAGGCCGTATCGATCGATTGCTTGCTGGTACCTCTGGAGGCTTCACGAAACCAAGAAATGA
- a CDS encoding putative bifunctional diguanylate cyclase/phosphodiesterase produces the protein MTSSDTKDDLPEEIEADLEEDDEEERRDTREWRTRSWLPKAPLFGLDASLSELGVAILEADAEGRLVRMNATAERLTGENFEEKRGAPIDEIFRVRPVSPPTPFPSEGPTSGQLPTGLLGHTALLERKDGQIVAIRHATGIAGTGEGAPERAGKLVVFRDANVEQLLSLQIARQARYDALTGLLNRHAFAERIEHALAQSRERGVRHAIVYFDLDRFRLVNTTCGHDAGDDLLQWVATRLHEIMGPQDAAGRIGGDEFVVLLHGRDTLEAEQVVRKLQRTLHEFRFGWQKKTFPVEASMGLVPFGAEFHRAAEVLGAADQACRLAKDSGRGRLQIYMNDDQDMARSRRAMQWVASIQRHLADGRLRLFAQEIHALPPTKRRGLHFEVLVRVVGDEGQLESPVGIIQAAEDSRMMDEIDRYVVQRTLATLGALPKEHLKNLHTCAINLSALSLLREGLLDFLVEQLGKYKVPATKICFEITETAAFANLQEVLWMMQELGAMGCRFAIDDFGSGHASYGYLESLPVDYVKIDGMFVRSMLDSPLHRAIVESVQRIGGMLGIETVAESVETQPMADMLSNMGIHYAQGWLYGKPKPIGDVLATLVLPNGK, from the coding sequence GTGACGAGCTCAGATACGAAAGACGATCTGCCCGAGGAGATCGAGGCAGACCTCGAAGAGGACGACGAGGAGGAGCGCCGCGACACGCGCGAGTGGCGTACCCGCTCGTGGCTGCCGAAGGCGCCGCTCTTCGGGCTCGACGCGAGCCTGTCGGAGCTCGGCGTGGCGATCCTGGAAGCCGACGCCGAGGGCCGCCTCGTGCGCATGAACGCGACCGCGGAGCGGCTGACGGGCGAGAACTTCGAAGAGAAGCGCGGCGCGCCGATCGACGAGATCTTCCGCGTGAGGCCCGTCTCGCCCCCCACGCCGTTCCCCTCCGAGGGCCCGACGAGCGGCCAGCTCCCCACGGGCCTGCTCGGGCACACGGCCCTCCTGGAGCGGAAAGACGGGCAGATCGTGGCGATCCGCCACGCGACGGGCATCGCCGGCACGGGTGAGGGCGCGCCCGAGCGCGCGGGCAAACTCGTGGTGTTCCGCGACGCGAACGTCGAGCAGCTCCTCTCGCTCCAGATCGCGCGGCAAGCGCGCTACGACGCGCTGACGGGCCTCTTGAACCGGCACGCCTTCGCGGAGCGCATCGAGCACGCGCTCGCGCAGAGCCGCGAACGCGGGGTGCGGCACGCGATCGTGTACTTCGACCTCGACCGGTTCCGGCTGGTCAACACGACATGTGGCCACGACGCGGGCGACGATCTGCTCCAGTGGGTGGCGACGCGCCTGCACGAGATCATGGGGCCACAGGACGCGGCGGGCCGGATCGGCGGCGACGAGTTTGTCGTGCTGCTCCACGGCCGCGACACGCTCGAAGCCGAGCAGGTCGTGCGCAAGCTCCAGCGGACGCTGCACGAGTTCCGCTTCGGCTGGCAGAAGAAGACGTTCCCGGTCGAGGCGAGCATGGGCCTCGTGCCGTTCGGCGCCGAGTTCCACCGCGCGGCCGAGGTGCTCGGCGCCGCGGATCAAGCCTGCCGGCTGGCGAAGGACAGCGGCCGCGGGCGCCTGCAGATCTACATGAACGACGACCAGGACATGGCGCGGAGCCGGCGCGCCATGCAGTGGGTCGCGAGCATTCAGCGGCACCTCGCGGACGGCCGCTTGCGCCTCTTCGCGCAGGAGATCCACGCGCTGCCGCCGACGAAGCGGCGGGGCCTGCATTTCGAGGTCCTCGTGCGTGTGGTCGGCGACGAGGGCCAGCTCGAGTCGCCGGTCGGGATCATCCAGGCGGCCGAGGACAGCCGCATGATGGACGAGATCGACCGGTACGTCGTGCAGAGGACGCTGGCGACGCTCGGCGCGCTGCCGAAGGAGCACCTGAAGAACCTGCACACGTGCGCGATCAACCTCTCGGCGCTCTCGCTCCTGCGCGAGGGGCTGCTCGATTTCCTCGTCGAGCAGCTCGGCAAGTACAAGGTGCCGGCGACGAAGATTTGCTTCGAGATCACGGAGACGGCGGCGTTCGCGAACCTGCAGGAAGTGCTCTGGATGATGCAGGAGCTCGGGGCGATGGGCTGCCGCTTCGCGATCGACGATTTCGGCAGCGGGCACGCGTCCTACGGGTACCTGGAGAGCCTGCCGGTCGATTACGTGAAAATCGACGGCATGTTCGTGCGGAGCATGCTGGACAGCCCGCTCCACCGGGCGATCGTGGAGAGCGTGCAGCGCATCGGCGGGATGCTGGGGATCGAGACGGTGGCCGAATCGGTCGAGACGCAGCCGATGGCGGACATGCTCTCGAACATGGGCATTCATTATGCCCAGGGCTGGCTCTACGGAAAGCCGAAGCCCATCGGCGACGTGCTGGCGACGCTGGTGCTGCCGAATGGGAAATAG
- a CDS encoding serine/threonine-protein kinase, whose protein sequence is MLLAPGTVIAGRYRMERPLASGGMGSVWVGRHVTLQTDVAIKFISNESAASQAARARFEREARSAAHLRHPNVVAVQDYGIEDETPYLVMELLRGESLEERILARGRLSLEALGPIVQQMSRGLRKAHEAGVIHRDLKPGNVFLARDDDDEVEVVKILDFGIAKETDMSLGEATKTSELMGSPHYMSPEQLRSSKKTDVRSDLWSVGVVLYRALTGKIPFPGDTLAEVMVQVFSARLSPATSLAPELPPAIDAFFQRALARNPDDRFQSMRELAEAFQSVASGRGMPAAVAAPSPPDAPRGSLPSLSAVATPLPVAPPMGGVPPAPSSSPGMPAPPFAAAAPSSSPGMPAPPFVPPAPPSSRGLSAPQAFGPTTTPPAVAPPITPPVSTVGPDAPLPLVPGGPTAPPVSIPTFADASAAPLSAPSPQPPTATPFPAPPGVSAPEREAPDPLDPRASRRTRQVQAAVIGVIGVGLLLAIVLIASRRSPDPEVATTPPETTSSDSMGVATAAGTALTPDEMAAAVPDETPIEILADEAVPAPSATQTARPSGWTWKAIPKGHGRLLIRAKGGSCKVTVNGVYYGVTPIDVVVEAGKQRVFCRMPTGSTRSKELRAPEFKVTKVEFEVKQ, encoded by the coding sequence ATGTTGCTTGCGCCGGGGACCGTGATCGCGGGTCGATACCGCATGGAGCGGCCGCTCGCGTCCGGGGGCATGGGCTCGGTGTGGGTCGGGCGGCACGTCACGCTCCAGACCGACGTCGCGATCAAGTTCATCTCGAACGAGTCGGCCGCGTCCCAGGCCGCGCGCGCGCGCTTCGAGCGTGAGGCCCGCTCGGCGGCGCACCTCCGCCACCCGAACGTCGTCGCGGTCCAGGACTACGGCATCGAGGACGAGACGCCCTACCTCGTGATGGAGCTCCTGCGCGGCGAGAGCTTGGAGGAGCGCATCCTCGCGCGGGGCCGGCTCTCGCTCGAAGCGCTCGGGCCGATCGTGCAGCAGATGAGCCGGGGCCTGCGCAAGGCGCACGAGGCCGGCGTCATCCACCGCGATCTCAAGCCCGGCAACGTGTTCCTCGCGCGGGACGACGACGACGAGGTCGAGGTCGTGAAGATCCTCGACTTCGGCATCGCCAAGGAGACGGACATGTCCCTCGGCGAGGCCACGAAGACGAGCGAGCTCATGGGCTCGCCGCATTACATGAGCCCCGAGCAGCTCCGGAGCTCGAAGAAGACCGACGTGCGCAGCGATCTCTGGTCCGTCGGCGTCGTGCTCTACCGCGCGCTCACGGGCAAGATCCCCTTCCCCGGCGACACGCTCGCCGAGGTGATGGTGCAGGTCTTTTCCGCGCGCCTGTCACCGGCGACGTCGCTCGCGCCGGAGCTGCCGCCCGCGATCGACGCGTTCTTCCAGCGCGCGCTCGCGCGGAACCCGGACGATCGGTTCCAGTCGATGCGCGAGCTCGCGGAGGCGTTCCAGTCGGTCGCGAGCGGCCGCGGCATGCCGGCGGCGGTCGCGGCCCCGAGCCCGCCGGACGCCCCGCGTGGCTCGCTCCCGAGCCTCAGCGCGGTCGCGACGCCGTTGCCCGTCGCTCCGCCGATGGGCGGGGTGCCTCCGGCGCCGTCGTCCTCGCCGGGCATGCCGGCGCCGCCGTTCGCAGCCGCAGCACCGTCGTCCTCGCCGGGCATGCCGGCGCCGCCGTTCGTGCCTCCCGCGCCGCCCTCCTCGCGAGGTTTGTCGGCGCCGCAAGCCTTCGGCCCCACGACGACACCACCCGCCGTCGCGCCGCCCATCACGCCGCCCGTGTCCACGGTTGGTCCGGACGCACCTCTGCCGCTCGTGCCGGGAGGCCCCACCGCGCCGCCCGTCTCGATCCCGACGTTTGCGGACGCCTCGGCCGCGCCGCTCAGCGCCCCGTCCCCGCAGCCGCCCACGGCCACGCCCTTCCCAGCGCCGCCGGGTGTCTCCGCGCCCGAGCGCGAGGCCCCGGACCCGCTCGACCCGCGTGCGTCCCGACGAACCCGGCAGGTTCAGGCGGCCGTGATCGGCGTGATCGGCGTGGGACTCCTGCTCGCGATCGTGCTCATCGCGTCGCGCCGCTCGCCCGATCCCGAAGTCGCCACGACTCCGCCCGAGACGACATCATCCGATTCGATGGGCGTGGCCACGGCGGCGGGCACGGCGCTCACGCCGGACGAGATGGCGGCGGCAGTTCCGGACGAAACGCCGATCGAAATCCTCGCGGACGAGGCCGTCCCCGCGCCGAGCGCCACACAAACCGCGCGCCCCTCGGGCTGGACCTGGAAGGCGATCCCGAAAGGCCACGGGCGGCTCCTGATCCGCGCCAAGGGAGGCTCCTGCAAGGTCACCGTCAATGGCGTGTACTACGGTGTGACGCCCATCGACGTGGTGGTGGAAGCTGGAAAGCAACGCGTCTTCTGCCGCATGCCCACGGGCTCCACTCGATCCAAGGAGCTACGCGCGCCCGAGTTCAAGGTGACCAAGGTCGAGTTCGAAGTGAAGCAATGA
- a CDS encoding MAPEG family protein: MSKDLALPALTTIAALVAYFVFMLNVGRARKKFNVPAPQTSGNPDFERVLRVQQNTVEQITPFFAALWLCALFTSAKLAAGLGAVWVLGRILYAWGYYQAAEKRGAGFGIAMLGYMGLLIGSIYGVITNLL; the protein is encoded by the coding sequence ATGTCCAAAGACCTCGCCCTGCCCGCATTGACGACGATCGCCGCGCTCGTGGCGTATTTCGTGTTCATGCTCAACGTCGGCCGCGCCCGCAAGAAATTCAACGTTCCGGCGCCCCAGACCTCCGGGAACCCCGATTTCGAGCGCGTCCTGCGGGTGCAGCAGAACACGGTCGAACAGATCACTCCGTTCTTCGCGGCCCTGTGGCTCTGCGCCTTGTTCACGAGCGCGAAGCTCGCCGCGGGGCTCGGCGCCGTCTGGGTCCTCGGTCGGATCCTCTACGCGTGGGGCTACTACCAAGCCGCGGAGAAACGTGGGGCTGGTTTCGGGATCGCGATGCTCGGTTACATGGGCCTGCTCATCGGATCGATCTACGGCGTGATCACCAACCTCCTGTGA
- a CDS encoding esterase/lipase family protein yields the protein MALREVSVGVLFLLLAAACGPTPDPEATGGQGGQGASGGNGPGGAGGQGGAGGQGGSVPYPPADAFDPAYDAYFDPPAAGEYVDDYRVVGAITPPSWSWGKIELVEGLQRYRTEGYNVRTQKLRWEDTFEDDTYKLKTYFGALNQELVDGFNIHYKDACAGEVGKSGAPACGKKGPMRPEARFVLLHHGPKTASLSCDKTKTPVLLVHGAMQNGNVWLLPGGDDGAGNAYPDTAQKTGFVQWLEERGHCTYALTFGTFHGDNFNQATNLANVIRRVSALVGQPKVDIVAWSKGVLSADVYLSNVSSWKDWGSKHFERVAADSAKNVPAFRKDVRTYVALSGPHLGIDLNFRHPFNNLIIYSTPDAAPIGQGPVTWGWMSAVQCVTFGYAAGPNSIFPNPYAYSACENRGAMWPDYFNRIYTSNITGLDEAGKPVSQASLEALNVGDGANAATFDFDQYNHAMWGSIDESGAYVSAYLGQLQTAYDLRSFYPLPNRQDDPASYDWSELDTDESKWRDWVSIYKLGYNPAGLPGTGGWVDDDDAHITCRAASYDPATSPCKAKHVSYDTKHAEDYSFGYATYTLMDGIGIAAVMEMGGNFIERLKGHGLSPDLESLYVVHGQKPGAPGTIFEIDGMECPTCDPKGDGVLFDVSIAARDQLTQGWPADAKASRSKQEGVAFGHLEVGVAPAVWEKIEAAFSQ from the coding sequence ATGGCTTTGCGTGAGGTTTCCGTGGGCGTGCTTTTCTTGCTTCTGGCGGCGGCCTGCGGGCCGACCCCGGATCCCGAGGCGACGGGCGGCCAGGGGGGCCAGGGAGCCTCGGGCGGAAATGGGCCGGGCGGCGCAGGCGGGCAAGGCGGCGCGGGCGGGCAAGGCGGCAGCGTGCCGTATCCGCCCGCGGATGCGTTCGATCCGGCGTACGACGCCTATTTCGATCCGCCCGCGGCCGGCGAATACGTCGACGATTACCGCGTCGTCGGCGCGATCACCCCGCCGTCCTGGTCCTGGGGCAAGATCGAGCTCGTCGAGGGCCTCCAGCGCTACCGCACGGAGGGCTACAACGTCCGCACGCAGAAGCTCCGCTGGGAGGACACGTTCGAGGACGACACGTACAAGCTGAAGACGTATTTCGGCGCGCTCAACCAGGAGCTCGTCGACGGCTTCAACATCCATTACAAGGACGCGTGTGCCGGCGAGGTGGGGAAATCGGGCGCGCCGGCCTGCGGCAAGAAGGGGCCGATGCGGCCCGAGGCGCGGTTCGTCCTTTTGCACCACGGCCCGAAGACGGCGTCGCTCTCGTGCGACAAGACGAAGACGCCCGTGCTGCTCGTGCACGGCGCGATGCAAAACGGCAACGTCTGGCTCCTGCCCGGCGGCGACGACGGCGCGGGCAACGCGTACCCGGACACGGCGCAGAAGACGGGCTTCGTGCAATGGCTGGAGGAGCGCGGGCATTGCACGTACGCGCTCACGTTCGGCACGTTCCACGGCGACAACTTCAACCAGGCGACGAACCTGGCGAACGTGATCCGCCGCGTCTCCGCGCTCGTGGGTCAGCCCAAGGTCGACATCGTGGCCTGGAGCAAGGGCGTGCTCTCGGCGGACGTCTACCTCTCGAACGTTTCGAGCTGGAAGGATTGGGGATCCAAGCATTTCGAGCGCGTCGCCGCGGATTCCGCGAAGAACGTGCCCGCCTTCCGCAAGGACGTGCGCACGTACGTGGCGCTCTCGGGTCCGCACCTCGGCATCGACCTGAACTTCCGGCACCCGTTCAACAACCTGATCATCTACAGCACGCCCGACGCGGCGCCGATCGGCCAGGGCCCGGTGACCTGGGGCTGGATGAGCGCGGTGCAATGCGTGACGTTCGGGTATGCCGCCGGGCCGAACTCGATCTTCCCGAACCCGTACGCCTACTCGGCCTGCGAGAACCGCGGCGCGATGTGGCCCGACTACTTCAACCGTATCTACACCTCGAACATCACGGGCCTCGACGAGGCGGGCAAGCCCGTCTCCCAGGCGAGCCTGGAGGCGCTCAACGTGGGGGACGGCGCGAATGCGGCAACGTTCGATTTCGATCAGTACAACCACGCGATGTGGGGCTCGATCGACGAATCCGGCGCGTACGTCTCGGCCTACCTCGGGCAGCTTCAGACGGCGTACGACCTGCGCTCGTTTTATCCCCTGCCGAACCGGCAGGACGATCCAGCCTCGTACGATTGGTCCGAGCTCGACACGGACGAATCGAAGTGGCGCGACTGGGTGAGCATCTACAAGCTCGGCTACAACCCGGCCGGGCTTCCTGGGACCGGCGGATGGGTCGACGACGACGACGCGCACATCACCTGCCGCGCCGCCTCCTACGATCCCGCGACCTCACCCTGCAAGGCGAAGCACGTCTCGTACGACACGAAGCACGCCGAGGACTACTCGTTCGGATACGCGACGTACACGCTCATGGACGGCATCGGCATCGCGGCGGTCATGGAAATGGGCGGCAACTTCATCGAGCGGTTGAAGGGCCACGGGCTGAGCCCCGACCTCGAATCCCTCTACGTGGTGCACGGCCAGAAGCCCGGCGCGCCCGGCACGATCTTCGAGATCGACGGCATGGAGTGCCCGACCTGCGATCCGAAGGGCGACGGCGTGCTCTTCGACGTCAGCATCGCCGCGCGGGATCAGCTCACGCAGGGCTGGCCGGCGGACGCGAAGGCGTCACGCTCGAAGCAAGAAGGCGTCGCGTTCGGGCACCTCGAGGTCGGCGTCGCGCCGGCCGTTTGGGAGAAGATCGAGGCCGCCTTCAGCCAGTGA
- a CDS encoding MFS transporter, translated as MPGVVALRLYYLASFAVIGVYLPFFPPWLAARGIEGVSFGLLTATFPAMSVIGPPVFGLVADALGLRGHLLRVACAGAFVGFAGVAALAGGGGASFAALLLPVVVFGFFRSPMSMLADVVALEAAREGHVPYGATRLFGSMGFLVAAVLAGGLEPTSAVQVPLAIAALLLVTLGVTFALPSRVPVPARPSAAQIRALLASADVRLFLASAFFAQVAFACYDQCFSLHLLARGASPRVLGVTWAVGVFAEVVLMANAGALASRVRAPVLLAVAYGVAALRWILIGFVPGFLPLLVLQPLHGIAFGLAWISALAYVKDRAPKHLLGTAQGVFVATVSAGSVTGMLGWIHVYRRGGGAVAFGGAALMSAIACGIAIAFARRTRAGQNEAAA; from the coding sequence GTGCCCGGCGTCGTCGCGCTCCGCCTCTACTACCTCGCGAGCTTCGCGGTGATCGGCGTGTATTTGCCGTTTTTCCCGCCGTGGCTCGCGGCGCGTGGCATCGAGGGCGTGTCCTTCGGCCTGCTCACGGCCACGTTTCCGGCGATGAGCGTGATCGGCCCGCCGGTGTTCGGGCTCGTGGCCGACGCGCTCGGCCTGCGTGGCCACCTCCTGCGTGTCGCGTGCGCCGGGGCGTTCGTTGGGTTTGCCGGGGTCGCGGCGCTCGCGGGCGGCGGGGGCGCGAGCTTCGCCGCGTTGCTCTTGCCGGTCGTCGTCTTCGGGTTCTTCCGCTCCCCCATGTCCATGCTGGCCGACGTCGTGGCCCTCGAAGCGGCCCGCGAGGGGCACGTGCCCTACGGCGCGACGCGCCTCTTCGGCTCGATGGGGTTTCTCGTCGCCGCGGTCCTCGCCGGCGGCCTCGAACCGACCTCCGCCGTGCAAGTCCCGCTCGCCATCGCCGCGCTCCTCCTCGTCACGCTCGGCGTCACCTTCGCGCTCCCTTCCCGCGTGCCCGTCCCCGCGAGACCCTCGGCTGCGCAGATCCGAGCGCTGCTCGCGAGCGCCGACGTGCGCCTCTTTCTCGCCTCGGCGTTCTTCGCCCAGGTCGCTTTCGCCTGTTACGACCAGTGCTTCTCGCTCCACCTGCTCGCGCGGGGCGCCTCGCCGCGGGTCCTCGGCGTGACCTGGGCCGTCGGCGTCTTCGCCGAGGTCGTGCTCATGGCCAACGCCGGCGCCCTCGCGTCCCGCGTCCGTGCCCCCGTGCTCCTCGCCGTCGCGTACGGGGTCGCGGCGCTCCGCTGGATCCTCATCGGGTTCGTCCCGGGCTTCTTGCCGCTCCTCGTGCTCCAGCCGCTGCACGGGATCGCCTTTGGGCTCGCGTGGATCTCAGCTCTCGCTTACGTGAAAGATCGTGCGCCGAAGCACCTGCTCGGGACGGCGCAGGGCGTGTTCGTGGCCACGGTCTCGGCGGGCTCCGTCACCGGGATGCTCGGCTGGATCCACGTCTATCGCCGCGGGGGCGGGGCCGTCGCGTTCGGGGGCGCCGCGCTCATGTCCGCGATCGCGTGCGGCATCGCGATCGCCTTCGCGCGCCGCACGCGTGCAGGGCAGAACGAGGCCGCTGCCTGA